One Nicotiana sylvestris chromosome 12, ASM39365v2, whole genome shotgun sequence genomic window carries:
- the LOC138882637 gene encoding uncharacterized protein, which yields MAIKDMYDGKKTRVRTVGGDSEDFLVVMGLHQVLIDESRTGVNERLEVWRQALEYNGFKLSRTKTKYLECKFSAEQREVGVDVRLESQVIPSRDSFKYLGSVIHRGGEIDEDITHPIGVGWMKWRLASGVLCDKRVPLILKGKFYKAVVRPAMMYRAECLPVKKSHIQKMKVAEMRMLKWMCGHSRMDKIRNDDIRENVCVAPIDDKMREARLRWFEHVQRRSPYAPVLAE from the exons ATGGCgattaaggatatgtatgatgggaAAAAGAcacgggttaggacagtaggaggcgactctgaggaTTTTCTggttgttatggggttacaccaag ttctgattgatgagtcgcgaaccggtgttaacgagaggctggaggtttggagacaagcTCTTGAATATAATGGTTTCAAGCTTAGCAGGACAAAGACGaaatacctggagtgtaagttcagtgcTGAGCAGAGGGAagtgggcgtggatgtgaggcttgaatcacaggtcatcccGAGTAGAgacagcttcaagtaccttgggtcggttatccataggggaggggagatcgacgaggatatTACACACCCAAtcggggtaggatggatgaagtggaggttagcatctggagtattgtgtgacaagagagtgccactgatactcaaaggtaagttctataaagcggtggttagaccggccatgatgtatAGGGCTGAGTGTTTGCCGGTTAAGaaatcacatatccagaagatgaaggtagcagaaatgaggatgttgaagtggatgtgcgggcatagtaggatggataagattaggaatgatgatattcgggagaatgtgtgcgtggctcccattgatgacaagatgcgggaagcaaggctCAGGTGGTTCGAGCAcgttcagaggagaagcccatatgctccg GTTTTGGCAGAGTAA